A part of Myxococcus landrumus genomic DNA contains:
- a CDS encoding SulP family inorganic anion transporter, which yields MKRLEAGRWRSVRRFVPGLSLVRSYSKSWLRPDLLSALTIAAMLVPQGLAYAQIVGVRPVAGLYAGAVGMLAYAVFGPSRHLMVGPEAGAAIIAASALGGVAAGAEPARYASLAALLAMMVGLISLLAGVFKTGALADFLSKPILIGYTNGAALIIIGSQLARMFGLERESDDFPGQVLEVGRNLGHTHVPTLLLGLGIILALVLLRQFLPKLPGPLILVVVTTVVAQVFQLHHGGVKVVGAIAAAPPSLGLPSVGFSDVRALLPAALSLALVNYASSVLAGRIYADKHRYHLDSNQELLGQAAANLANAFTQGFPVTGSDSRTAVNDAMGGKSQLVGAVAAVLVTVFALFLTPLLRNLPLVTLGAIVTVAAVYLMDVRSILALWRVRRVEAVLAVVTTLGVLVLGILQGILVAVALALGDLIRRAAHPHDAVLGQREDVPGWHDVTRHADTRTVPGLLVYRFDAPMFFANARYLREQLRALVAEAKPTPREVVLDASAVFDLDVTAAEGLEKLRRELTERGIVLVIADANAPLRGMLRRTGLMERLGEENVYLTVEAAVSRFEQRRARGGIT from the coding sequence ATGAAGCGCTTGGAGGCGGGGCGATGGCGGAGCGTGCGGCGGTTCGTTCCGGGACTGAGCCTGGTCCGGAGCTACTCGAAGTCCTGGCTGCGGCCAGACCTGCTCTCCGCGTTGACCATCGCCGCCATGCTGGTGCCGCAGGGCCTGGCCTATGCGCAGATCGTGGGCGTGCGGCCCGTCGCGGGGCTCTACGCGGGCGCGGTGGGGATGCTCGCCTATGCGGTGTTCGGCCCGTCACGCCACCTGATGGTGGGCCCCGAGGCGGGCGCCGCCATCATCGCCGCGAGCGCGTTGGGGGGTGTGGCCGCTGGCGCGGAGCCCGCGCGGTATGCCTCGCTCGCGGCGCTGCTGGCGATGATGGTGGGGCTCATCAGCCTGCTGGCGGGCGTGTTCAAGACCGGAGCGCTGGCGGACTTCCTCTCCAAGCCCATCCTCATCGGCTACACGAACGGCGCGGCGCTCATCATCATCGGCAGCCAGCTGGCGCGGATGTTCGGCCTGGAGCGCGAGTCGGACGACTTTCCGGGACAGGTGCTGGAGGTGGGCCGCAACCTGGGCCACACCCACGTGCCCACGCTGCTGCTGGGCCTGGGCATCATCCTGGCGCTGGTGCTCTTGAGACAGTTCCTGCCGAAGCTGCCCGGCCCGCTCATCCTCGTGGTGGTGACGACGGTGGTGGCGCAGGTGTTCCAGCTCCACCACGGCGGCGTCAAGGTGGTGGGCGCCATCGCCGCCGCGCCGCCGTCGCTGGGACTTCCCTCGGTGGGCTTCTCCGACGTGCGGGCCCTGCTGCCCGCGGCCTTGAGCCTGGCGCTGGTCAACTACGCCAGCTCCGTGCTCGCGGGCCGCATCTACGCGGACAAGCACCGCTACCACCTGGACAGCAACCAGGAGCTGCTGGGACAGGCCGCGGCCAACCTGGCCAACGCGTTCACGCAGGGCTTCCCGGTGACGGGCAGCGACTCGCGCACGGCCGTCAACGACGCGATGGGCGGCAAGTCCCAGCTCGTGGGTGCTGTCGCCGCGGTGCTGGTCACCGTGTTCGCGCTCTTCCTCACGCCGCTCTTGCGCAACCTGCCGCTGGTGACGCTGGGGGCCATCGTCACGGTCGCCGCGGTGTATCTGATGGACGTGCGCTCCATCCTCGCGCTGTGGCGGGTGCGGCGCGTGGAGGCGGTGCTGGCGGTGGTGACGACGCTGGGCGTGCTGGTGTTGGGAATCCTCCAAGGCATCCTCGTCGCCGTGGCGCTGGCGCTGGGCGACCTCATCCGCCGCGCGGCCCATCCCCATGACGCCGTGTTGGGACAGCGCGAGGACGTGCCCGGCTGGCACGACGTCACCCGCCACGCCGACACACGCACCGTCCCGGGGCTGCTCGTCTACCGCTTCGATGCGCCCATGTTCTTCGCGAACGCGCGCTATCTCCGGGAGCAGCTCCGCGCGCTGGTGGCGGAGGCGAAGCCCACGCCTCGAGAGGTGGTGCTGGACGCCAGCGCCGTGTTCGACCTGGACGTCACCGCGGCCGAGGGGCTGGAGAAGCTGCGACGCGAGCTGACGGAGCGGGGAATCGTCCTGGTCATCGCGGATGCGAACGCACCGCTGCGCGGCATGCTGCGCAGGACGGGATTGATGGAGCGGCTGGGCGAGGAGAACGTCTACCTCACGGTGGAAGCGGCGGTGTCCCGGTTCGAGCAGCGCCGCGCACGCGGGGGAATCACTTGA
- the sugE gene encoding quaternary ammonium compound efflux SMR transporter SugE: MAWILLIVAGLLEVGWAIGLKYTEGFTRLVPSVLTGLAIVASMLLLGTAAKTLPIGTAYAVWVGIGALGAAVLGVVLFQEAISPLRILFLGMLLVSIIGLKATSGAGH, from the coding sequence ATGGCGTGGATTCTTCTCATTGTCGCGGGCCTGCTCGAGGTGGGTTGGGCCATCGGGCTCAAGTACACCGAGGGCTTCACCCGTCTGGTGCCCAGCGTCCTCACGGGCCTGGCCATCGTCGCCAGCATGCTGCTGTTGGGCACCGCCGCGAAGACGCTGCCCATTGGCACCGCGTATGCCGTGTGGGTGGGAATCGGCGCGCTGGGGGCGGCGGTGTTGGGCGTGGTGCTCTTCCAGGAGGCCATCTCTCCGCTGCGCATCCTGTTCCTGGGGATGCTGCTGGTGTCCATCATCGGCCTGAAGGCGACCAGCGGCGCGGGCCACTGA
- a CDS encoding outer membrane beta-barrel protein, whose translation MPRFFAMPWMLSAMLVATPTLAGPLRQAAESTSTEAFIEDEPPIAGRVTFNLGGSFIVPIGETSDRFDTGWGFLLGAGYHFTDRFGAFLEYQYSDFDLKDRILQDENVAGDHIMQYGNLNFLFGLLPRGRVGLYLTGGPGLYYRKVEITELAGATLVPVCDPWLLVCYNDVVPVSTVIGSRSSTDFGLNGGVGISYRIYGAMRVYLEARYHYIFGPKFNAIEGTKRADGQYLPINLGLRF comes from the coding sequence ATGCCTCGTTTCTTCGCCATGCCTTGGATGCTGTCCGCGATGCTCGTCGCCACGCCCACGCTGGCGGGACCGCTGCGGCAAGCAGCCGAGTCCACCTCCACCGAGGCCTTCATCGAGGATGAGCCGCCCATCGCCGGGCGCGTCACCTTCAACCTGGGCGGCAGCTTCATCGTCCCGATCGGCGAGACGAGTGATCGCTTCGACACGGGCTGGGGCTTCCTGTTGGGCGCGGGCTATCACTTCACGGACCGGTTCGGGGCCTTCCTCGAGTACCAGTACAGCGACTTCGACTTGAAGGACCGCATCCTCCAGGACGAGAACGTCGCCGGCGACCACATCATGCAGTACGGCAACCTCAACTTCCTCTTCGGCCTGCTGCCGCGAGGACGCGTGGGCCTCTACCTCACGGGGGGACCGGGCCTGTACTACCGCAAGGTGGAGATCACGGAGCTGGCGGGCGCGACGCTCGTCCCGGTCTGCGACCCCTGGTTGCTCGTTTGCTACAACGACGTCGTTCCGGTGAGCACCGTCATCGGCTCGCGAAGCTCCACGGACTTCGGCCTGAATGGTGGCGTGGGCATCTCCTACCGCATCTACGGCGCCATGCGCGTCTACTTGGAAGCCCGCTACCACTACATCTTCGGCCCCAAGTTCAACGCCATCGAGGGCACCAAGCGCGCCGATGGCCAGTACCTGCCCATCAACCTGGGGTTGCGCTTCTAG
- a CDS encoding amidohydrolase: MEAFYRDLHSHPELSMQEGQTAAKVARWLERCGYEVTPGVGRHGVVGVLRNGPGPTVLLRADMDALPVEEKTGRPDASHVRAKDAGGGTVPVMHACGHDVHVTCLVGVAELLATARHHWRGTLMMVAQPAEETLQGARAMMRDHLYERFGRPDVALAQHVGPLQVGFIGHHKGASMMASANVRVRIFGKGGHGSQPHLAVDPVVIAAYLVTRLQTIVSREVDLAAGGAVISVGSLHAGSRSNVIPDEAVLEMTVRTPTDALQKQVLDAITRMAKAECEAGRSPRPPEVEVMSRTRVMVNDDSYFTRVRSAHAAWFGEDHIVDPGMASGSEDFPSFDGRTSGEGARAEVPLVYWYFGGTSHEAWKRAPGKTFMEKLQSLPSNHSPLFDPSLDSLRFGCESMLLAALACLGEEPRAETSAGGVH, translated from the coding sequence TTGGAGGCATTCTACCGGGACCTGCATTCGCACCCGGAGCTGTCCATGCAGGAAGGACAGACGGCGGCGAAGGTGGCGCGCTGGTTGGAGCGGTGTGGTTACGAAGTCACCCCGGGCGTCGGGCGGCATGGTGTCGTGGGGGTGTTGCGCAACGGCCCCGGGCCCACGGTGCTGTTGCGCGCGGACATGGATGCGCTGCCGGTGGAGGAGAAGACGGGGCGACCGGATGCCAGCCACGTCCGGGCGAAGGATGCGGGCGGCGGCACCGTGCCGGTGATGCATGCCTGTGGACATGACGTCCACGTCACCTGCCTGGTGGGGGTCGCGGAGCTCCTGGCCACCGCGCGTCATCACTGGCGTGGGACGTTGATGATGGTGGCTCAGCCCGCGGAGGAGACCCTCCAGGGGGCCCGGGCGATGATGAGAGACCACCTCTACGAGCGCTTCGGCAGGCCCGACGTCGCGCTGGCCCAGCACGTGGGGCCGCTCCAGGTGGGCTTCATCGGCCACCACAAGGGCGCCTCGATGATGGCCTCGGCGAACGTGAGGGTCCGCATCTTCGGCAAGGGCGGTCATGGCTCCCAGCCACACCTGGCGGTGGACCCCGTGGTCATCGCGGCCTACCTGGTGACGCGGCTCCAGACCATCGTCTCCCGCGAGGTGGACCTCGCCGCGGGCGGCGCGGTGATTTCCGTGGGGAGTCTTCACGCGGGCTCGCGCTCCAATGTCATCCCGGATGAGGCCGTGCTGGAGATGACGGTGCGCACGCCGACGGATGCGCTCCAGAAGCAGGTGCTGGACGCCATCACCCGCATGGCGAAGGCGGAGTGTGAGGCGGGACGCTCGCCCAGGCCGCCCGAGGTCGAGGTGATGAGCCGCACGCGGGTGATGGTGAACGACGACTCCTACTTCACGCGGGTCCGCTCCGCGCACGCGGCCTGGTTCGGCGAGGACCACATCGTCGACCCGGGCATGGCGAGCGGCAGCGAGGACTTTCCGTCCTTCGACGGTCGCACGTCGGGGGAGGGCGCTCGCGCCGAAGTCCCACTGGTCTACTGGTACTTTGGCGGCACGTCCCACGAAGCGTGGAAACGGGCTCCGGGCAAGACCTTCATGGAGAAGCTCCAGAGCCTGCCGTCGAACCACTCACCACTGTTCGACCCCTCGCTCGACAGCCTCCGCTTCGGCTGTGAATCGATGCTCCTGGCGGCCCTGGCCTGTCTGGGCGAGGAGCCTCGCGCCGAGACATCCGCTGGAGGCGTCCACTGA